Proteins from one Mycobacterium adipatum genomic window:
- a CDS encoding DUF732 domain-containing protein → MRKLLLPVIAAAFAAGLGLAAPASADETSYFTELTDYGYGDTSQEVALDLGYSICEDLANGVPQQVTLDAIYENTNENVDATDATFLYKAAIVHLC, encoded by the coding sequence ATGAGGAAGCTGCTGCTCCCTGTTATCGCGGCGGCGTTCGCCGCGGGTCTCGGCCTCGCCGCTCCGGCCAGCGCCGACGAGACGAGCTACTTCACGGAACTGACCGATTACGGATATGGGGACACCTCACAAGAGGTTGCCCTGGATCTCGGCTACTCCATCTGCGAGGACCTCGCCAACGGTGTGCCCCAACAGGTTACGCTCGACGCGATCTACGAGAACACGAACGAGAACGTCGATGCCACCGACGCGACATTCCTGTACAAGGCCGCCATCGTGCACCTGTGCTGA
- a CDS encoding DMT family transporter, whose product MTRYRVDLTLLAVAVVWGSSYLAAKEAVAPGGVPAFLALRFAIAALVLAVLLGRRIGRIGRDELLAGALFGTILTAICLCETYGVTRTSASNAGLIMALTVVITPLLGGRRAVLRRFYGAAAMVVLGCIALTQAGGFAFPGSGDLLVATAAVLRAVHVTVMSRVSQRSRRLDTAAVTLVQLVTVSVLTAVPAGILGQFAVLPQMSGWDWVLTGYLALVCTVFAFGAQLWALRYSTPARMSLLLGTEPLWAAVIGVGLAGDPVTALGALGAVLVVTGTNWGRVIDSATISPPGAGSRNRA is encoded by the coding sequence GTGACCCGCTATCGTGTCGATCTCACGCTGCTGGCTGTAGCCGTGGTGTGGGGATCGAGCTATCTCGCCGCCAAGGAGGCCGTCGCCCCAGGTGGCGTTCCCGCCTTCCTGGCCCTGCGCTTCGCCATCGCCGCTCTCGTCCTCGCCGTGCTGCTCGGTCGGCGGATCGGCCGCATCGGGCGCGATGAACTGCTTGCCGGTGCGTTGTTCGGGACCATCCTGACCGCCATCTGTCTGTGCGAAACCTACGGCGTGACAAGGACATCGGCATCCAACGCCGGCCTCATCATGGCGCTTACCGTTGTCATCACCCCGCTGCTGGGCGGCCGGCGGGCCGTCCTGCGGCGGTTCTATGGCGCCGCCGCGATGGTCGTCCTCGGCTGCATCGCGCTGACCCAGGCCGGCGGTTTCGCGTTTCCCGGGTCGGGCGATCTGCTGGTCGCGACCGCCGCGGTGCTGCGCGCCGTGCACGTCACGGTGATGTCGCGGGTATCGCAGCGGTCACGCCGGCTCGACACGGCGGCAGTGACGCTCGTCCAACTGGTAACCGTGTCGGTGCTGACGGCCGTGCCCGCGGGGATACTCGGACAGTTCGCGGTACTACCGCAGATGTCGGGATGGGACTGGGTGCTGACCGGCTACCTGGCGCTGGTGTGCACCGTCTTCGCGTTCGGAGCCCAACTGTGGGCCCTGCGGTACAGCACGCCGGCGCGGATGAGCCTGCTGCTGGGCACCGAGCCGCTGTGGGCGGCGGTCATCGGCGTCGGGCTGGCCGGCGACCCGGTCACCGCGCTCGGTGCGCTCGGCGCCGTACTCGTCGTGACCGGGACCAACTGGGGCAGAGTCATTGACAGCGCAACGATCTCACCGCCGGGGGCCGGCAGTCGAAACCGTGCGTGA
- a CDS encoding LysR family transcriptional regulator, with amino-acid sequence MDVLRLRMLRELADHGTVAAVADVLCLTPSAVSQQLKTLQREAGVALLEPAGRRVRLTDAGRVLVGHAERVIAALDRAQAEMDSYRTTARGQVTVSFFPSGAAMLLAPLIVTSRPHGVEVIGRDIDVPAARAPQQLADFDVVVVHRDERDTVPWGPRFSSTVLLREPLDVLLPTNHPLADHAHIELCELTDQDWVGVEGGLMVDDVFKSIATLTGVTPRIIQRVNDFRVLEELVQAGIGIALIPRYVRLARDLVRRPISDIRLARRIEAVVRTGAESRPAIALVLAQLRAIADLAAGQSVSE; translated from the coding sequence ATGGATGTCCTACGGTTGCGGATGCTGCGCGAACTTGCCGATCACGGCACCGTCGCCGCGGTCGCCGATGTGCTGTGCCTGACACCGTCGGCGGTATCCCAGCAGCTCAAGACCCTGCAACGAGAGGCCGGGGTCGCACTTCTGGAACCGGCCGGCCGGCGTGTGCGATTGACCGACGCCGGGCGGGTGCTCGTCGGGCACGCCGAGCGGGTGATCGCCGCCCTCGACCGCGCACAGGCCGAGATGGACAGCTACCGCACCACCGCGCGCGGTCAGGTGACGGTGTCCTTCTTCCCCTCGGGTGCGGCCATGCTGCTGGCGCCGCTGATCGTCACCTCCCGACCGCACGGCGTGGAGGTGATCGGCCGCGATATCGATGTGCCCGCCGCGCGGGCGCCGCAGCAACTGGCTGATTTCGACGTGGTGGTCGTGCACCGCGACGAGCGCGACACCGTCCCCTGGGGCCCGAGATTCAGCTCCACGGTGTTGCTGCGCGAACCCCTCGACGTGCTGCTCCCGACGAACCACCCGCTGGCCGACCATGCGCACATCGAACTTTGCGAGCTGACCGACCAGGATTGGGTGGGGGTGGAAGGCGGCCTGATGGTCGACGACGTGTTCAAGTCGATCGCCACCCTGACCGGCGTCACACCTCGGATCATCCAGCGGGTCAATGATTTCCGGGTTCTCGAAGAGCTCGTCCAAGCCGGCATCGGGATTGCGTTGATACCCCGCTACGTGCGGCTGGCTCGTGACCTGGTGCGCCGGCCGATCAGCGATATCAGACTCGCCCGCCGCATCGAAGCGGTGGTGCGCACGGGGGCCGAGTCGCGACCTGCGATCGCACTGGTGCTGGCACAACTGCGCGCGATCGCGGACCTGGCCGCCGGTCAGTCGGTGAGTGAGTAG